Proteins from one Apium graveolens cultivar Ventura unplaced genomic scaffold, ASM990537v1 ctg4472, whole genome shotgun sequence genomic window:
- the LOC141701941 gene encoding chaperonin CPN60-like 2, mitochondrial translates to MYRIAAAALASSARSSSTSRKLVCSRILSSRHYVAKDINFGTAARVAMLQGVNDLAEAVKVTMGPQGRTVIIESSRGSPKVTKDGVTVAKSISFKDKAKNVGAALVKQVADATNTAAGDGTTCATVLTQAIYAEGCKSIASGINVMDLRSGINMAVDAVISNLKSRATMISTQEEIVQVATISANGEREIGELIGHAMEKVGKQGVITVVDGNTLDNELEVVEGMKLGRGYISPYFVTNEKTQKCELENPLILIHDKKISDMNMLVRILEVAIKKNRPLLIVAEDLESDALAMLVLNKHRAGVKVCAIKAPGFGDNRRANLEDIAILTGGEVISEERGSSLDKANFDALGTARKVTVSLDDTIILHGGGDKKQIEERCEELRVAMENSTAMFDKEKAQERLSKLSGGVAVFKVGGASEAEVGERKDRVTDALNATRAAVEEGIVPGGGVALLHATKVLKDLKIVNDSQKRGVEIIENALKTPTFTIVSNAGDDGALVLGKLLEQDDFNMGYDAAKGQYVDMVKAGIIDPLKVVRTALVDAASVSLLLTTTEASIVDSLGEKNPLANRMPDMDALGY, encoded by the exons ATGTATCGGATTGCTGCTGCTGCCTTAGCTTCCTCTGCCAG GTCTTCTTCTACTTCAAGAAAACTG GTATGTAGTAGGATTTTATCGTCCAGACATTATGTTGCTAAAGATATCAATTTCGGGACTGCGGCACGGGTGGCTATGTTACAAGGGGTAAATGACCTTGCTGAAGCTGTTAAGGTCACTATGGGTCCTCAG GGTCGTACCGTGATAATTGAGAGTAGCCGTGGGAGTCCAAAGGTTACAAAAGATGGTGTGACAGTTGCCAAAAGTATCAGTTTCAAGGATAAAGCCAAAAATGTGGGTGCTGCTTTAGTGAAACAGGTGGCAGATGCTACTAATACTGCTGCAGGAGATG GCACCACATGTGCCACTGTGTTGACTCAGGCAATATATGCTGAAGGTTGTAAATCGATAGCTTCTGGCATTAATGTCATGGACTTGCGCAGTGGTATCAACATGGCCGTTGATGCTGTAATATCCAACTTAAAGAGCAGAGCAACAATGATAAGCACGCAGGAAGAAATTGTCCAG GTAGCTACTATCTCTGCCAATGGTGAGCGTGAAATTGGTGAACTAATAGGGCATGCGATGGAAAAAGTTGGAAAACAAGGAGTCATTACAGTTGTT GATGGTAATACTCTGGATAATGAGTTAGAAGTGGTGGAAGGGATGAAGCTAGGGAGAGGTTATATATCTCCATACTTTGTAACTAATGAGAAGACCCAAAAATGT GAACTAGAAAATCCCTTGATTCTTATTCATGACAAGAAAATTTCTGACATGAACATGCTTGTACGAATATTGGAGGTGGCTATAAAG AAAAATCGGCCACTTCTGATTGTTGCTGAGGATTTAGAGAGTGATGCACTGGCTATGCTTGTTCTTAACAAACACCGGGCTGGTGTTAAA GTTTGTGCTATCAAAGCTCCTGGTTTTGGGGATAATAGAAGAGCCAATTTGGAGGACATTGCTATTCTTACTGGAGGAGAG GTTATCAGTGAAGAACGTGGTTCAAGTCTTGACAAAGCTAACTTTGACGCCCTTGGCACTGCAAGAAAG GTCACTGTTTCTCTTGATGACACAATAATTCTACATGGAGGTGGAGATAAGAAGCAGATTGAAGAAAGATGTGAAGAG TTAAGGGTAGCAATGGAGAATAGTACTGCCATGTTTGATAAGGAGAAAGCACAGGAGAGGCTATCGAAGCTATCTGGAGGTGTTGCAGTTTTCAAG GTTGGAGGGGCTAGCGAGGCAGAAGTTGGAGAAAGGAAAGATAGGGTGACAGATGCTTTAAATGCTACAAGAGCTGCTGTGGAAGAGGGCATAGTCCCAG GTGGCGGTGTTGCTCTCCTGCATGCTACAAAAGTTTTGAAGGACCTTAAAATTGTTAATGACAGCCAGAAAAGAGGGGTCGAAATAATTGAGAATGCCCTGAAG ACACCTACTTTTACAATAGTTTCAAATGCTGGTGATGATGGTGCCTTGGTTCTTGGCAAGCTATTGGAACAAGATGATTTTAATATGGGTTACGATGCTGCCAAAG GTCAGTATGTAGACATGGTCAAGGCTGGAATTATCGATCCACTTAAAGTTGTTAGAACGGCGTTAGTAGATGCTGCCAG TGTCTCGTTGTTGTTGACAACAACTGAAGCGTCTATTGTGGATAGTCTGGGAGAGAAGAACCCCCTGGCTAATCGTATGCCTGACATGGACGCATTAGGTTATTAA